A region from the Methanofollis liminatans DSM 4140 genome encodes:
- a CDS encoding CBS domain-containing protein yields MKRAEDVMVRIPVLTTDEPMTRARQVLRDDIFREIAVTDPKGRYVGYIDITDALRVTDTKSDILIKGFVRDGATVPPGASLIAVSQVIREKNTDIAVVVDDENHVLGGVLLSEIFPILCTREDLRGTVRDCMENRPPVCHAEDNLGKVYSKMIESGISAFAVIKEKSLIGMLSRRDILNNGRVRKSLESGGKVPVESVMTTPVITIEKDESISAAAELMVGHDLSQLPVVDGDLLVGMIDRHGVLNGLHAKE; encoded by the coding sequence ATGAAAAGGGCCGAAGATGTAATGGTGAGGATCCCCGTCCTCACCACAGACGAACCCATGACCCGGGCACGCCAGGTGCTCCGGGACGACATATTTCGCGAAATCGCGGTCACCGATCCAAAAGGGCGGTATGTCGGCTACATCGACATAACCGATGCCCTGCGGGTCACGGACACGAAGTCCGACATCCTCATCAAAGGCTTTGTCAGAGACGGCGCAACCGTGCCGCCCGGCGCATCGCTGATCGCCGTATCGCAGGTGATCAGGGAGAAAAATACCGACATCGCTGTCGTCGTAGACGATGAAAACCATGTGCTCGGCGGCGTCCTGCTCTCCGAGATCTTCCCGATCCTCTGCACGCGTGAGGACCTGCGGGGAACGGTCAGGGACTGCATGGAGAACCGGCCGCCGGTATGCCATGCAGAGGATAATCTGGGCAAGGTATATTCGAAAATGATAGAAAGCGGCATTTCGGCCTTTGCAGTCATAAAAGAAAAGAGCCTGATCGGAATGCTGTCCCGGAGGGATATCTTAAATAACGGAAGGGTAAGAAAGAGCCTTGAGAGCGGGGGGAAAGTGCCGGTCGAAAGCGTCATGACGACACCGGTCATCACCATCGAAAAAGACGAGAGCATCAGCGCCGCTGCGGAGCTGATGGTCGGCCACGACCTTTCCCAGCTGCCTGTAGTCGACGGCGATCTCCTTGTCGGGATGATCGACAGACATGGCGTGCTGAACGGGCTTCATGCAAAGGAATGA